The Pseudomonas putida nucleotide sequence ATCGCCGGTGCGGCGCCGGGGAGCACCAGCAGGCGCAGGCGTTGCCACAGGTTCAAGCGCAGTGTGCGCGCGGCTTCGCCCAGTTGCGGTGAGAGGCTGGCGATGCCGCGCTGGGTGGCGATCAGCAACGGAAAGAACGCCGCCAGGCCGACGAACACGTTCTTGGCTCCTTCGCCGAGGCCGAACCAGGCCGTGAGCAAGGGTACCCAGGCAAACAGCGCCACTTGTCGCAGGGCCGAAAAACTTGGCCCGAAGAGGCGTTCGGCGTTGTGCGACAGCCCCAGCAGCAGCCCGCTCAGCAAGCCGCTGCCGCCGCCCAGAAGCAGGCCGGTCAGGGTACGCTGCAGGCTCAGCAGCATGGCTTCTGGCAGCGAGCCATCGGCCAGCCCACTGAACAGGGTGCGCAACACGTCCAGCGGGGAAGTGAGGATGTTCGGGTCGATCCAGCCGAAGCTGTTACTCGCCTGCCATAGTGCAAGCAACGCAATCGGTAGCAGCAGGCTCTGCCAGCCCCGTGGCACTGGCCCGCGCTGTTGTTCACCGGTGGCTGGTTGCGGCCAGTACAGCAGGCGTTTTTCCAGGGTCGAGAAGCCACGTTCCAGCAGTGCGCCAACCAGGCCAATCACCAGGATGCACAACAGCACCAGATCGAGCATGAACAGTTGCCTGCCCCAGACCATCAGGTAACCGATGCCTTCGCTGGAGGCCAGCAGCTCAACGGCGAGCAACGAGGTCCAGCCTGTCGCCAGGGCCAGGCGCACCCCAGTCAGGAAGGCGGGTAGCGCAGCTGGTAGCAGCAGGCGCCGGAACAATAGGTGGCGTGGCAGGCGCAGCGCGGCGGCGGCTTCGTGCAACTTGGGCTGGGCATCGCGCACGCCGACCAGGGTATGCAAGGTGACCGGTACCACCACGGCCTTCACCAGCACCACCAGCTTGAGCAGTTCGCCGATACCGAAGAACAGCATGAACAGCGGAATCCAGGCCAGGGTAGGGATTTGCGCCAAGGCCACGAAGGTCGGCAGCACCAAGGTCTGCGCATGGCGTGAGGTGCCCAGCCAAGTGCCGAGCAGCAAGCCACTGCCGACGCCCGCCAGCAGCCCCCAGAACAGCCGCTGCAGGCTTATCCACAAGTGCCCCCAAAGCTCACCGGAGCCAAACTCCAGCGCGCTTTGCCACACCAGCGAGGGTGCCGGCAGGATCTGTTCGCTCATCCAGTGCTGCCGGCTTGCCACGACCCACAGCAGCGCAATCAAGACTGGCAGTAACCAAGGTAGTACCCGCTCTGCAGAGAAGGCGCGGTCTCTGTAGGAGCGGCCTTGCGCCGCGAATGGGCCGCGTAGCGGCCCCCCCCGATTCCTGCTCAGAACTCCACTCATCGGCCATCTCTCGAAAGTGTTCCAATGTTATTCGCTTATGGAATTAAAAATTTACATAAGTGACTTTCAAGAGATAAGAGCATGCAGACCGTGCATGCGGAACCCTCTCGCCATTGCGTTTTCCTCATATTTTCGATGCGTTTCCCGCAAGCCGCCCTGCGTCCCCCATGAATCCTCATTTATGTCTTTCAGTTACTAAAAAATGAAGTTTTGATCTTTGTAGGTTCTAACCAGACCTGCCTAGCTTCTGGCCAAAGCGCCGGCCATCGCCGGTGGCAGCCTGCCAAGGAGCCTTGCCATGAAAACCCCTTTGCGCCACCTGATCACCGCCCTCGGTCTGGCCTTTACCCTGAACGCCCATGCAGCCGAGCCGGCCAAGCCGGAAAGCATCCGTATCGCCGTACCCGACCTGAGCGCCGGCAGCAAGCACAGTGCTGGTGGTGTGGTCGATGTACTGCGTGACCAGCAACTGCTGGAGAAGGAATTCGCCAAAGACGGCATCCGCATCGACTGGCATTTCTTCAAGGGCGCAGGGCCCGTGGTCAACGAAGCCTTGGCCAATGGCCAGGCCGACTTCGCCTACCTGGGCGACCTGGCGGCGATCGTCGGCAAGGCCAACGGCCTGGACACCCGCGTGCTGACGGCAGGGGTGCGTGGAGTGAAGAGCTATCTGGGGGTGGTGCCGGGCTCCGGCATCAAGACCCTGCACGACCTCAAGGGCAAGCGCGTGGCGGTGTTCCGCGGCACCGCCAACCAGCTGTCGTTCGCCAGTGCCCTGGCCAGCCAGGGGCTGTCCGAACGTGACCTGAAAGTGATCAACCTCGACTTCAATGCCGCCAACGCCGCGTTGGCCGCCAAGCAGATAGACGCTACCTGGGGTCTCTCCAGCCTGCTGTCGCTGCGTGAGCGCGGGCTGGTCGAGCTTCCTGTCAATTCCCGCGACCTGGCCGGCGCCGGCAGCACCCAGGCGGTTTTGCTCGGCACTGGCGATTTCATCCGCAAATACCCCGAGCTGGTGCAGCGCCTGGTCAATGCCCAGGAGCAGGCCGCCAGCTGGGTACGCGACGAGCATAACCGTGAGGCTTATGTCGACCTGGTGGCGAATAACGCCAACTGGCCGCGCAGCATCCTCAGCGATGACCTGGCCAAGGAAGACCTCGCCCATTACTTCGACCCACGGCTGGACGCCGATTTCGTTGCCCAGCTGCAGCAGGGCGTCGACCTGGCCGCCCGCGAGCGCCTGATTCGCCGTGGCTTCCAGGTTTCCGAGTGGATCGAACCCCGCTTCCTCGATGCCGCACTGCAACACCAACAGGCCGTGCAGGCCGCCCGCTGAACCCAAACCTGACCATGACCGCAAGGACCACGACCATGAGCAATGCCGCCCTGGCCTCCGCGCCACACGCCCTCGAACTCGACATCCACCCCGTTGCCGGCCGCATCGGCGCCGAAATCCGTGGGTTGAAGCTGTCCGCCGACCTCGATGCCGCCACCATCGACGCCATCCAGGCTGCCCTGGTGAAGCACAAGGTGATCTTCTTCCGTGGCCAGGCTCACCTGGACGACCTTACCCAGGAAGGCTTCGCCAAGCTGCTCGGCGAGCCGGTCGCCCACCCAACCGTTCCAGTGGTGGACGGCACCAGCTACTTGCTGCAACTGGACGGTGCCGAAGGCCAGCGGGCCAACTCCTGGCACACCGACGTAACCTTCGTCGATGCCTACCCCAAGGCCTCGATCCTGCGCAGCGTGGTGGCGCCGGCTTCAGGCGGCGATACCGTCTGGGCCAATACGGCGGCGGCCTACCAGGAACTGCCCGAGCCGTTGCGCGAGCTGGCCGACAAGTTGTGGGCGGTGCACAGCAATGAATATGACTACGCGAGCATCAAGCCCGATGTCGACCCGGCCAAGCTCGAGCGTTATCGCAAGGTGTTCACCTCCACCGTCTACGAGACCGAGCACCCGGTGGTGCGGGTGCACCCGATCAGTGGTGAACGTGCATTGCAGCTGGGGCACTTCGTGAAGCGCATCAAGGGCTATTCGCTGGCCGACTCGCAGCACCTGTTTGCGGTGCTGCAGGGGCATGTGACGCGGCTGGAAAACACCGTGCGCTGGCGCTGGGAGGCGGGTGATGTGGCGATCTGGGATAACCGCGCCACGCAGCATTATGCGGTGGATGACTACGGCTCCCAGCCGCGAATCGTTCGTCGAGTGACCCTGGCCGGGGAAGTGCCGGTTGGGGTTGATGGTCAGTTGAGCCGGACTACCCGCAAAGGCTAAGCCTTGAGGCGGGCCTTGTAGGAGCGGGCTTGCCCCGCGAACACCAGCGAAGCTGGTGCCAGACGCTGCAGAGCATGGCACCAGCTTCGCTGGTGTTCGCGGGGCAAGCCCGCTCCTACAGAGATCCCTTCGACTGCTTTATGTCTTTATGTATCGGTATCACAGGCTATCAATTGCCTGACCAACCCCTGCGCCAACGGCGACAAGCCATACCCAACCCGGCTCACCACCCCGTAGCGGGTATAGAACGCCTCTTCCTGCTCCGCTGCCAGGTCCACCAGTTTCAACGCCACCAGCCTCCGCTCCATCTGGTAAGGCCGCAAGTTGGCATTGCAGGCGATGCCAATGGTGTCCGAATGCATCACCACGT carries:
- a CDS encoding ABC transporter permease — protein: MSGVLSRNRGGPLRGPFAAQGRSYRDRAFSAERVLPWLLPVLIALLWVVASRQHWMSEQILPAPSLVWQSALEFGSGELWGHLWISLQRLFWGLLAGVGSGLLLGTWLGTSRHAQTLVLPTFVALAQIPTLAWIPLFMLFFGIGELLKLVVLVKAVVVPVTLHTLVGVRDAQPKLHEAAAALRLPRHLLFRRLLLPAALPAFLTGVRLALATGWTSLLAVELLASSEGIGYLMVWGRQLFMLDLVLLCILVIGLVGALLERGFSTLEKRLLYWPQPATGEQQRGPVPRGWQSLLLPIALLALWQASNSFGWIDPNILTSPLDVLRTLFSGLADGSLPEAMLLSLQRTLTGLLLGGGSGLLSGLLLGLSHNAERLFGPSFSALRQVALFAWVPLLTAWFGLGEGAKNVFVGLAAFFPLLIATQRGIASLSPQLGEAARTLRLNLWQRLRLLVLPGAAPAIFAGLRLSLIYAWLGTIGAEYFMPSDGGIASLMIGAQQLFRMDQVMAAMVLIGLIGALLGTLGQRLESRATRWRTA
- a CDS encoding ABC transporter substrate-binding protein gives rise to the protein MKTPLRHLITALGLAFTLNAHAAEPAKPESIRIAVPDLSAGSKHSAGGVVDVLRDQQLLEKEFAKDGIRIDWHFFKGAGPVVNEALANGQADFAYLGDLAAIVGKANGLDTRVLTAGVRGVKSYLGVVPGSGIKTLHDLKGKRVAVFRGTANQLSFASALASQGLSERDLKVINLDFNAANAALAAKQIDATWGLSSLLSLRERGLVELPVNSRDLAGAGSTQAVLLGTGDFIRKYPELVQRLVNAQEQAASWVRDEHNREAYVDLVANNANWPRSILSDDLAKEDLAHYFDPRLDADFVAQLQQGVDLAARERLIRRGFQVSEWIEPRFLDAALQHQQAVQAAR
- a CDS encoding TauD/TfdA dioxygenase family protein, encoding MSNAALASAPHALELDIHPVAGRIGAEIRGLKLSADLDAATIDAIQAALVKHKVIFFRGQAHLDDLTQEGFAKLLGEPVAHPTVPVVDGTSYLLQLDGAEGQRANSWHTDVTFVDAYPKASILRSVVAPASGGDTVWANTAAAYQELPEPLRELADKLWAVHSNEYDYASIKPDVDPAKLERYRKVFTSTVYETEHPVVRVHPISGERALQLGHFVKRIKGYSLADSQHLFAVLQGHVTRLENTVRWRWEAGDVAIWDNRATQHYAVDDYGSQPRIVRRVTLAGEVPVGVDGQLSRTTRKG